TCATCTTGATAAGTGCTTGTGGTTTCAAGATCATCCATTTCAATAACTTTTTTTTCAGACTTCTCAGTTCCAATATGTATTTTATTTCGGTCATAAACACCGGGTTTAAATTGATCAAGAAAATTACTCATTCAAGTCACCTCTACTAATTTCTTCCAGTGATCCTTTTTTTAGATATAAAATTTTGTCTGCTTGTTTTGCGATTTCTTGGGAGTGCGTCACAACAATAACGCATTTCTGGTGGTCATGGGCAAGATGTTGGAAGATATTAATAATTTCAGCTTCCATTTCTTCGTCCAAGTTTCCAGTAGGTTCATCCGCTAGAATTACGTCCACATTGGTTGATAAGGCGCGCGCGATCGCAACCCGTTGTTGTTCTCCTCCAGAAAGCATGGTCACAAGACGATCAGCCTTACTTCGGGTAATCCCAATAAAATCAAGAAGGTTGTATGCAACTTCTTTTGTTTCTTCGGGAATTTGGTTGGTGGTGATGTTCATCGCTACAAGAACATTTTCGACAGCCGTTAAATGAGGAATCAGATTATAACTTTGAAAGATAATCCCAATTTGGTTACGTCGATATTCCGCAAGCCCAATTTCGGATATGTTTTTATCTTTATAGTAAACAGCGCCTTCACGCGGTGTATCAAGTGCACTAAGAAGGGATAAAAATGTAGTTTTTCCAGATCCGGATTGGCCTAAAATAGCATAAAAGGTCCCGGCTTCAAAACTGGTATTCACATCACGTAGAATAAAGCGACGTTGATCTCCATCTTGATAAAAATAGTTGATGTTCTTCGTTTCTAATAGTTTCATATTGGCTCACCTACATTAATATTTTCTTAGGTTTCATGCGTGTAACATAAAACATTGGAAGGATGCTTGAAGCAACTGCAACCCCTGCACCCAGAAGATAGACAGAGAGTACATAGGAAGGGGTTAATTCAATGCG
This genomic stretch from Erysipelothrix rhusiopathiae harbors:
- a CDS encoding ABC transporter ATP-binding protein; its protein translation is MKLLETKNINYFYQDGDQRRFILRDVNTSFEAGTFYAILGQSGSGKTTFLSLLSALDTPREGAVYYKDKNISEIGLAEYRRNQIGIIFQSYNLIPHLTAVENVLVAMNITTNQIPEETKEVAYNLLDFIGITRSKADRLVTMLSGGEQQRVAIARALSTNVDVILADEPTGNLDEEMEAEIINIFQHLAHDHQKCVIVVTHSQEIAKQADKILYLKKGSLEEISRGDLNE